A single window of Eucalyptus grandis isolate ANBG69807.140 chromosome 1, ASM1654582v1, whole genome shotgun sequence DNA harbors:
- the LOC104415828 gene encoding norbelladine synthase, with translation MPGLVSYETEVKARAAKVWELYGPTKRALLAKEALPDTIIKLDILEGQGAVGTIIKITLAGEKFTKVDHKNHVKETEAIKGGFLDMGLSLYQLRLEVIGKDEEESCVIKSTIKYEIVDGASFDVSLISVKLFADIAKVIKKQLITSAGTN, from the exons atgcctgGGCTGGTGTCGTACGAGACAGAAGTTAAGGCGAGAGCAGCCAAAGTATGGGAGCTGTATGGCCCTACCAAGAGGGCCCTGCTGGCCAAGGAGGCCCTCCCCGACACCATCATCAAACTCGACATCCTGGAAGGCCAGGGCGCCGTTGGCACCATCATCAAGATCACTTTGGCCGGAG AGAAATTCACCAAGGTGGACCACAAAAACCATGTGAAAGAAACTGAGGCGATCAAAGGCGGGTTCCTAGATATGGGACTCTCCCTGTATCAATTGCGATTAGAAGTGATAGGTAAGGATGAGGAGGAGTCGTGCGTGATCAAGTCCACCATTAAGTATGAAATCGTCGACGGGGCTTCCTTTGATGTCTCCCTCATCTCAGTGAAGCTGTTTGCGGATATCGCTAAAGTTATTAAGAAGCAACTCATCACCTCAGCCGGCACCAACTAA
- the LOC104415817 gene encoding norbelladine synthase, which yields MSGLVSYETEVKAGAAKVWELYGTTKMALLAKEALPDTIIGLDILEGQGAVGTIIKITLAGGFSYKEKFTKVDHENRVKETEAIEGGFLDMGLSLYRLRLEVIGKDEEESCMIKSTIEYEVTDGASFDVSLVSVKVFADIAEIVKKRLTTSSGATSSGTN from the exons atgtctgGGCTGGTGTCGTACGAGACAGAAGTGAAAGCGGGAGCAGCCAAAGTATGGGAGCTGTATGGCACCACCAAGATGGCCCTGCTGGCCAAGGAGGCCCTCCCAGACACCATCATCGGACTTGACATCCTGGAAGGCCAGGGCGCCGTCGGCACCATCATCAAGATCACTTTGGCTGGAG GTTTCTCTTACAAAGAGAAGTTCACCAAGGTGGACCACGAAAACCGTGTGAAAGAAACTGAGGCAATCGAAGGTGGGTTCCTAGATATGGGACTCTCCTTGTATCGATTGCGATTAGAAGTGATAGGCAAGGACGAGGAAGAGTCGTGCATGATCAAGTCCACCATTGAGTATGAAGTTACTGATGGGGCTTCCTTTGATGTCTCCCTCGTCTCAGTGAAGGTGTTTGCGGATATCGCTGAAATTGTTAAGAAGCGACTCACCACCTCGTCCGGCGCCACCTCGTCCGGCACCAATTAA